From one Deltaproteobacteria bacterium genomic stretch:
- a CDS encoding glycosyltransferase family 4 protein: MKIALIRRRYIPHGGAERYVQNLSRHLVERGHEVHLFSHSWPESKGVTCHPVPMLSGLGLLKLWSFNYGVKKSLAKESFDVIQSFEKTWCQDVYRAGEGCHREWLLQRKKIEPFYKTIGVTINPFHWLTLAMERKLFEKSNTRYFIANSQRGKQEILGHYKVSPEKVPVIYNALPFSLPPGKRGVMRDKKEKTLLFVGSGFRRKGLFFLIRALPFVLRKEKIRLVVVGSGNRKKAEKLAEGLGVLKNITFTGPVQEIVSYYRETDVFVLPSIYEPFSNACLEAMAYGLPVVTTEMNGASEDILPGENGLVVKDPAHISHLAEAILQALKLNKEVVHQVHRKMLTRHTWERHLEDLFSVYCSVLKEKQPH; encoded by the coding sequence ATGAAAATCGCCCTTATCCGCCGCCGCTATATCCCCCATGGAGGGGCCGAACGTTATGTCCAAAATCTCAGCCGACATTTAGTCGAACGGGGGCATGAAGTCCATCTGTTCAGCCATTCCTGGCCGGAATCGAAGGGCGTAACCTGTCATCCCGTACCCATGCTGTCAGGCCTGGGTCTTTTGAAACTGTGGTCTTTTAATTATGGCGTCAAGAAATCCCTGGCCAAAGAATCCTTTGATGTAATCCAGAGTTTTGAAAAAACCTGGTGCCAGGATGTCTATCGGGCCGGGGAGGGATGTCATAGAGAATGGCTCCTTCAGCGAAAAAAGATCGAGCCTTTTTATAAGACAATAGGGGTAACCATTAACCCCTTTCATTGGCTGACCTTGGCCATGGAAAGAAAGTTGTTTGAAAAAAGTAATACCCGATATTTCATTGCCAATTCGCAGCGGGGGAAGCAGGAGATTCTCGGCCACTATAAAGTCAGCCCCGAGAAGGTTCCGGTGATTTATAATGCCTTGCCTTTCTCTCTCCCCCCGGGGAAAAGGGGAGTGATGAGGGATAAAAAAGAAAAGACCCTCCTTTTTGTGGGTTCCGGTTTTCGGAGGAAAGGCCTGTTTTTTTTGATTCGGGCACTTCCCTTTGTTTTACGGAAGGAAAAAATCCGCCTCGTGGTCGTGGGGTCGGGGAACCGGAAAAAAGCTGAAAAGCTGGCCGAAGGGCTTGGGGTGTTAAAAAATATAACCTTCACAGGGCCGGTTCAAGAGATCGTCTCCTATTACCGGGAAACCGATGTCTTTGTGCTCCCCAGTATCTATGAACCTTTCAGCAACGCCTGCCTGGAGGCCATGGCTTACGGGCTTCCTGTAGTCACAACGGAAATGAACGGTGCTTCAGAGGATATCCTTCCCGGGGAAAACGGTTTGGTGGTCAAAGATCCGGCCCATATTTCCCACCTGGCCGAGGCTATCCTGCAGGCCTTGAAATTAAATAAAGAGGTGGTCCATCAGGTTCACCGGAAGATGCTGACCCGACATACCT